A single genomic interval of Thermosipho japonicus harbors:
- a CDS encoding MBL fold metallo-hydrolase: protein MKSICLYDNGKHKYYLLGWEETEDANMVPTNQYLIVHENKGFLLDPGGAHVFPRVLANVSEIIAPENIEGIFYSHQDPDVSSGITMWLTIASRAKIYISELWIRFLPHFGVFDKKRIVGLKDSGEKGVRFSGYTLDFVPAHFLHAPGQFNVYDPISKILFSGDIGVSLLPFNQRVQIFEGDFKSLENAMEGFHRRYMTSNAACKRWVDRVSEYEIDMIAPQHGAVLKGNVIKEFLNWFKTLKCGSDIIEQFYGR from the coding sequence ATGAAAAGCATATGTTTATATGATAATGGTAAGCATAAATATTACCTTCTTGGATGGGAAGAAACAGAGGATGCAAATATGGTTCCAACTAATCAATACCTAATTGTACATGAAAATAAGGGTTTCTTATTAGATCCAGGGGGAGCTCATGTTTTTCCAAGGGTACTTGCAAATGTTTCTGAAATTATTGCACCGGAAAATATTGAAGGAATATTTTATTCACACCAGGATCCAGACGTTTCTTCAGGAATAACGATGTGGCTTACAATTGCAAGTAGAGCAAAAATTTATATTTCAGAACTTTGGATAAGATTTTTACCTCATTTTGGTGTTTTTGATAAAAAGAGGATAGTCGGGCTAAAGGATAGTGGAGAAAAAGGAGTTAGATTTTCTGGCTACACACTTGATTTTGTTCCTGCGCATTTTTTACATGCTCCAGGACAATTTAATGTTTATGATCCAATATCTAAAATATTGTTCAGTGGTGATATAGGTGTTTCTTTACTACCATTTAATCAAAGAGTGCAAATTTTTGAAGGAGACTTTAAAAGTTTAGAAAATGCCATGGAAGGTTTTCATAGAAGGTATATGACCTCAAATGCTGCTTGTAAGCGTTGGGTTGATAGAGTATCAGAATATGAAATAGATATGATTGCTCCACAGCATGGTGCCGTTTTAAAGGGAAATGTAATTAAAGAATTTTTAAACTGGTTTAAGACTTTGAAGTGTGGTAGTGATATAATTGAACAATTTTACGGGAGATGA